The Anabaena sp. PCC 7108 region ATAACTTAGTAATTTCTACCGACTCTGGAGATAAATCAACTCCAAATAGATTATTACTGAGAATAGTTTTATCTAATTCAATATTTTCTGTAGATTGATGTTTCAGGAATCGCAAATTATCATTAACTCGTTGATACTGACTTGCAAAATAATCAAAAGCTGCAATTAAAAATGCACCAGAACCGCAAGCAGGGTCAATAACTCGCGTTTTTACTAATACCTCATCTCTGTAACCTTCCCAAAATTCAATTTCTTTTTTTCGGTGTTGTGATGTATCTGTAAATTCCTCTAATTTAAACTTTTCTCTTAATTCATCTTCGCGTTTTTGCAAATATCCACCAATTGCAACTTCGACAATATATTGAGTAATATAAGCAGGAGTGTAAAATACACCTAACTTTTTACGTTTACCTTGTTTTTTATCAAATTCTTGTTTAGCAACATCAGCTTTTAATTCTTCTAAATCTGTAATTGATTGTTCAAAAATTCGTCCTAAAATATCTACAGAAACTTCTGAATCAAAATCAAATCGCGTCAGTTCTTTAAGTTGAGTACATAAAGAATCAGGAATATTTAATTGTGTATCTAAAATTGGATCATGTTTAAATAAACCACCATTATAACCAGGAATTGGTGGATCTTCATTACCTTGGTCAACCCAACGAAAAACAGCTTGATAATTTTCCCAAATTGTCCGAGGATTATAAATATCTTTGCTATCATGGGCTTTAGTAATTGTCTTTTCTGGTAATAATCCTCTATCCTCACAAAAAGCAATAAATAAAATTCTATCTAAAGTCTTTTGTGCTTTCTCAATTAATACTTGGTCAGAGTTAGGAATATCTAATTTACTACCAAAGCGAAACCGAAAATCTCTAACTATATTTAATCTAACTTGCTTGTATTCTTCATAAAGCCGTTTAGTAATGTCTTCTTGTGCTTCTTCAGAAGTCGCTAATAACCTATCAATTGTAGATACATCTTTAACTGGTAAAAAACTTTGGCGACAAAGCAGAAAATAAAATCTTTTAAAATCCTCTAAATTTGCCAAGTCAACTAATAAAAATTTTTCATAATAAGCCGGAGTTTTATTAGTGTGATATAATCGCAATTCTCGATAATTAGAAATAATAATCCAATGACAATCAGGTGTATAATTAGCATAACGCCAACCTTGATCAACTGCGGATTCTTTTCTCCCTGGTGCGGGTCTATCTAAATCATCTTTTGTCCCTTTTAATTCAATTGGTGCAACAACTTTACCCTGTAATTTTACCTTACCTTTATTATTTTCTGTGGCGGTAAAAAATCCCAAAGCAGCATCAGCAGAACCACCACCGTCAGCAATAGTTTGTTCAGCGTGAATTTCCCAAACTTTCCCACCACCTGCAATAATTGAACAATAACCTAAAACATCTTGAAATATATCTTTTAAGAAATCACCATGTAAAGAAACCTCTTTTACTTGGTTAAGAGTCCCTGAATTTAAAGCCTCAATCCATTTTTTAATAATTGTGTGACGTTCTTCTAAATCGGGAGGAAATTTAAAATTAACCAAGGCATTTTTTAACGTCTTTTTCTGAAATAAAGCTTTAGAAATTTGTTGACTCATAAATATAATTATAATTTTTTTATTTTAGTAGTTTCTCTAATCAATTTTGTCATATTTTGCTCAAAAGTCCAAATATATATACCCGATTTTTCTGAAAGATTGGTGATTTGATTACACAAGCGGTAAGAACTAGAAAAATTCATAATAGACCTAACCCCCCAACCCCCTTCCCTAACAGGGAAGTGGGAGTCAAAGCCTCTCCCCTTGTAGGGGTTCCCCCCGTTGTAGCAACTGGCGTGAGAGGAATGGAAGCGAGGTTTTATATTTAATTGCGCCAAGCTACTTATCCTAATCTCCCAATCTGTTGTTACAAGTATTTTTCCATTAAATAGTTTGTAAATAAAACACCTCGACGTTCTACTTGTTGTTCCTTAGCTATAGTAAATCCATGAGTTTGAAAAAAGGGTTTTGCGGTAATACTAACTTCTGCATATAGTCGCTTAATTTCTTGTGATTTAGCCATATTTTCTATGTGCTTTAAAAGTTTTGAACCAATTCCCTTTCTTTGATATTGACTGTGACAATAAAAACAATCAATATGTCCATCAGGATCTAATTCTCCAAATCCAACTATTTCATCGTTATTTTCCGCAACATAAGGTAATTTAGTTTGTAATCTTTTATGCCAAAATTCATAATCCATAGTTTCTTCAGCCCAAGCATTAACTTGTTCTTGGTTGTAATCATGAATATTGATTTTATGAACTGTATCATAAAACAATTTCATGATCATTTTAGTATCGGACGGTCGATATTCTCTGATAGTCAGATTAAATTCTGCTGATTTCATAAAGTTCTAAAGGTAAATTGTCAGGGTCTTTAAAGAAGGTAAATTTTTTACCTGTAATTTCATCAACTCTGATATTTTCAACTTCGATATAATGAGATTTTAAATAATTAACACTTTCGTCAATGTCATCAACTATAAAAGCTAAATGTCTTAAACCACAGGCTTCAGGATAACCAACTCTTTGAGGAGGATTAGGAAAGGAAAAAAGCTCAATTTGGGTATTTCCTACTTTTAAATCTAATTTATAAGAATTTCTTTCACTGCGGAATGTTTCGTGAATAATTTCAAATCCTAAAATTTCAACATAAAAATGTTTGGATTTTTCATAATCAGAACAAATAATTGCAATATGATGAATATCGGAAATTTTCATGACAAATAAAAGATAAAATTATTTTTTAATAAAATTTTCTATAGATTTTGGCTACTGGTCAACTTCTCTAATAACTGGACTACATTTTCAGCACCTTTAATAGCTTGTTTCGCTCTAGGAATGAGAAGATTAGAAGCTTAGGACTTACGCACTGTACAAACTTCAGATGATATGTATGAACAAAATTGCCTAGTTTCAGGCTTTTGGAATAGCATATTAGTGCGGTGCGTCAGATAGATACAATCTGTTAGATGCTCAATTATCGGGTCTGACGCACCCTACAAGAGATAAAATTCATAACCCTTGATTTTTTACCTTCTTAAGGGTAGGCTTTTTAGCCCACCCTAATTAATTATTCCCGTAAAATAGTCTTTGATACAATCCTGGTTTTTTTGCGATCGCTCTCCGTTAGTTCTTGACCAGCTTGCAAGCGAGTGGCGTTAGTTTGCAACACCGTTGCTGCACCTGTATCGCCGATTTGCAAAGCAGTTTTAGCAGCTGTTTGCAGCATTGTCACCGCACCAGCGCGATCGCCCTGTGACAATTTGGCCTCTGCTACCTGAGTTTGGCGATACTTAGCTAATACCAAAATTGACTGTTGGACTTGGGGATTTACTGTAGGTTGGTAAGTCTTAGTCACATTGGCATATATTGCTAAGAGCGGGGAAAATAAACCCTCTTTGTTTTCAGCGGGGTCATCATAGCGGATTTGGATATGTCCAATTACTTGTTCTCCTTCTGGTAACTGTCCCAGATAAATATTTGCTAAAACTACCCGTTCTACATCCTTCATTAAATCTCCCAAGCGAACAATGAAGCTACCATTTGGTTCTATATCGACTGGTAACTCAATGGTTTCTGGGGCGACTTGGGCGATGGGTTTTAGTTCTGCTAGTCGCACACCTGGTACTAGAGACAGCAACAAGTGGGCATTGGTTAGCCCCACAGACTGAATGCGCCTAAACAAGCGGCTAAATTGGTCTACAGCTTGTTCTGGACGCTCAATATAAGCGAGAGTACCACCACCTGCATCAGCAATTTTTTCCAGCAAATCCTGATTCCAGTCATTACCAAAGCCGAAGGTGTTGATTGTTAAGTTAACTCTAGTGGCTTTTTGGGCAAGTTCTAGACAGCGTTTGTGGTCATTGTGGCCAATTTCCCATTTCCAAATTTTTAACCCATGATCACCACGCCCATCTGTGAGCAAAAATGCCTGAGAAACAGCACCTTTTGTGCCTTTGAGTAATTCTGTAATTCCCAGAGATAACCCTTCAGCAATGACTGTGCCACCACCAGCTTTCAGTTTTTTGTGTAACTGAGATTTGATGGTTTCGGGGTCTGTAACGATTTGGTTAGGGATAATCACCTCAGCAGTCCCCGCAAAAGCGACAATGGAGATGCGATCGCCAGGATTAAGTTGAGCCAATAATTGTTCTACTGCCTGAATCACAGTTTTCATCGGTTCCCCATGCATGGAACCACTTTTATCCAGCATCAGGCATAAATTCAGCGGTAAACTTTGGTCAAGCTCATTGGCAAGGGACGAAATAGAAATAGCTAGTTGACGTTGGTTACTCGATTGAGCGGCATCAACATTGGTATCATTTAGTGCCGACAGTAATTCAACTTTCATTTAGGAGGGGCATCCTGCAACACGGTTTTTGAGACAATTCTGGTTTTTTTGCGATCGCTTTCGGATAATTCTTGCCCGGCTTGTAAGCGCGTGGCATTGGTTTGCAATACCGTAGCCGCACTTTGATCTCCCATTTGCAAAGCAGTTTTTGCCGCTGTTTGCAGCATTGTCGCCGCCCCAGCCCGATCACCCTGTTGTAATTTGGCTTCGGCTAATTGGGTTTGGCGATACTTGGCCAAAGCTAAAATCGACTGTTGGACTTGGGGATTGACAGTTGGTTGGTAAAGCTGGTTAACATTGGCATAAACTGGCATATTTAGGGAGAATAATCCGGTTTGGTTAAGGGCGGGGTCATCGTAGCGGACTTGCACATTAGCGATCGCCTGTTTACCTTCTGGCAACTGTCCCAAATAAATATTAGCCAAAATCACCCGCTCTACATCTTTCATCAAATCTCCCAATCGCACTACCAACCGACCATCAGCATCTGGTTGCACTGGTAACTCGATGGTATCTGGGGCAACTTGGGCAACTGGTTTCAGTTCGGCTAAACGCACATTTGGCATCAGTGAAAATACTAGATAAGCATTAGTCAATCCCACTGTTTGCATCCGACTGAACAAGCGACCGAATTTATCCATAGCTTGATCTGGTTGTTCGATATGAGACAAATTCCCCAGACCAGCATCAGCTATTTTTTCTAAAATATCTTGATTCCAATTGTCACCAAAACCCAATGTGTTTAAGGTCAAATTATAGCTGGCTGCTAATTGGGCGAATTTCAAACAGCGATCGTTATCACCATGTTCATTTTCCCCATCAGTTAACAAAAAAGCCTGGGAAATAGTTTCTTTTTTCCCTTTGGCTAATTCCTCAATTCCCAAACGCAAACCTTCATCAATCGCTGTTCCACCATCAGCCGTGAGACGGTTAATTTGCTGTTTGATCTGGTTTCGGTCTGAAATTACCTGATTTGGGACTAAAACATTAGCACGGTGATCAAAAATAACAATACTTAGGCGATCTTCAGAACTGAGTCGATCAACCAAGAGATTAGCAGCTTTTTTCACAGTTTCGAGCGATCGCCCCTTCATTGAACCGCTATGATCGAGAATTAAGCATAAATTTAATGGTACAGTCCGATCCAGAGTTTCCCCAATTGCAGAAATCGAAATTGCTAACTGGCGTTGACTGCTTGGTTGATGAGCGTCCACACTAGCATCATTCAGAGTAGGTTGCAAATTAACCTTCATAAGCCAAGTTTCCTATCAAAGATATCTATATCTATTTTTGACACTCTCAGGGCTAAAGCCGCTGAGATTCTGCGGACAGAGTAAACTTAGGTAGTACCCAAAGGTTAATTCTCGCTACGGTCGTCAAACACCGTCTACCCAGTAAGCTTAGGTCTATGCCTAAATTGCTGGCTACTTTTCGTAAGTAATTGGACAAAAATATTTACAGTCATTGCGAGCGAAGCGAAGCAATCCCAGCCCTTGCGATTGCGTCATTCCACTGCGTTCCATTCGCAATGACATTGTGTAATTAATTCTGTCCTAGTACTTAAAATGTTAGCGGCTCCGTTCAAATCGGCATTCACGATTGAACCATTACCTAACTTATACAAACCACGCTGAACACGCCTTCCAGATGCTTTCCACCCGTCTGGTTTGTCACCGAACTTAGGTAGGGAGTCTCCATCGAGAAAACTAGCTTTTGATGTATATGCTTCTTCGGTTTCTTGAAATCTAATACCGTGTAAATCACAGAGTTGTTTTAACCTATCCTTAAGTTTACCTAAAGGAATTTGGACAAACTTTTGATTGTTAATTCTCCCCATGTTGGCATTAAATTTAAAACCCTCATTCCAGCCAATTACTAACGTACCAATGCCATATTTTAAGCAATGGTCAACAATTAGTTTTGCGGCTTTATTAATCCCATCACGCATTTGATGGTTACGTTTACGGGTCACACGGTCTAACCAATTATCCCAATAAGCTTCTGGTCTNNNNNNNNNNNNNNNNNNNNNNNNNNNNNNNNNNNNNNNNNNNNNNNNNNNNNNNNNNNNNNNNNNNNNNNNNNNNNNNNNNNNNNNNNNNNNNNNNNNNAACACCATCGGGTGCTGTAATAGCAGGCTGATTACGAATCACTGGTGTTGCCAGTCTGTTTCCTGCTGTATCGAATAGGATAGGAGTACCACCTAAAGAGGTGAATGTCTCAGCCACAGGTGGCGTTACTCCAAATGCTGGTGTTTGTTGATAATATGCAGCCCCTACACCCTGACCGTTAGCAGATTGATTGTGTCCAAAGGAAGCTGAACTATTGGTGGCAAATTGATATGTGGTATTAAATCCAACATTAACATATTTGATGATGGATGGGTCTGGTCCGCCTACGGAGTTACGTTTGCCGATTGCTAGGTATGCCGTGCCAGAACCACTGGCTTGTAAAAACTCAAATGGGTCGGCATTCAAGTTATTACTTGTACTAGAGCTAATGAGATTGCTTGTAAAGCTAGGAGCTGCGAACAAAAACATATCCAAGTCGCTTTGGGAACCTGCACCGCCAGTGCTGGCAGAGGCAAAGGGCTGATCCCATTGCAGAACAGGTGTAAATTGACCGTTGTTGAGAGTAACTGCCTGGAAAGTATTTACTGTCCCACTGGGATCGAAATCATGAAAGGTATAGGATCGTCCGCCAGCAGTGATAACAGTACTGGGTCTGAACACGCTTTCATAGGATTGACGGGCTTGATTACCTGCTGAAGAAAAATAGGCAACGCCAGTTGATGCCACTTGATCTACTGCTTGGGTGACAATACCATCTTGGAAAAATGGTTCGTTGAAATAGAATACATCATCAACAATCACACTTGCCCCTGCGCCACCATTAGCTACTGGTTTGGCCAGATTCAAAATGCCATTGGCAAAACCAGCTTGTCCACCAACGAAGGCAGTATTAAAAGCAAGTGTCGCTCCTGGGGCTACGTCAGCGACAATCTGCAACATTGCCCGACCTTCGTCACTACCACCTGAACCTAAATCTTGCAGTACAATTACTCCTGATGGCAAATCCCCAGAAGTAACATCAGCAGCAGCACCACCTAAGTTATTGTAACTATCCGAGAGAACACCAATGGTGATACCTGCTCCATTCACACCATATAGTGAGCGAGCAATGTCTGAACGTTGAGCGGTGTCGCCCTGACTGGTAACGGAACCAACATTTGTTACAAATCCATCAGACGGACTGCTGACTAAATCGACATTTGTGCTTGGCTTGTAAACGGGACGAACTAAACGCAAGCTTGATAATGCAGCTACTTTATCCAGTTCTGATATGGGAATCAACCCTGAAACTACACGACCAAAAGCAGAAGTCTGTTGTAGTCCTAGTGCTTGTAAGTCAGACAATAATTGAGCAGGGTCACTATCTGCTGTCGCTTCAATGGCAATATTATCACCGATTATCTGTAGTGATGAATCATTAGCAACAAGACCACCAGTTGAGCTATTTACCGGGGAAGATGACGGATCAATTCCTGTGAATAGGGTAGCCAGATCCGAGCTAAGTTTTGCTAGTAGTCCATCTGTCAGAGCAAATAAGTTATACAAGTTTTGCTGTGCTAGTGGAATTACTGATAAGGTGTTTTCGTCATTGGTCAAATCGGGCAATGGGTTGATGTTGCTATCCATATAATTGATTAATTGGGTAAATGGTTGTCGAAAAAGTCAAATTGCAATCAACTAGTGTTAAGACGTTAGGAGGGAAGAAATCCTGAATAGTCAGCTTTGTTAGCCTTTTTTAACACTATTAATCATGTTTTATTTATGTATGCTGCTACTTCTAATTCATCATAATCACAAACATATTTATGAGTAAATACAGAAAGTTCAGGCATTAATACATATATGTATATAAAATTAATATCAATAACAAATTTCAACACAAGGTTAAAATTTAGGGCGTTGCATAATTGCGGGATGATTTGAGAATCTGCATCAATATATAATCACCGCGTCTCCCTGTCTCCGCGTCAGCCTCAATCATCCCCTTATTCAGCAACGCCAAATTTAGCTATGAATAATAGGGTGCAGGAATTTCTTCACCTACACCCCGTTTCCGGTTAACAGACTACACAACCAAACTCAAATCGTTAGAGAGTCCAGCAGTTTGAAACAAAGAATCACTACCAAATAGGCTAGACGGCGTTAATACAGAGGAAAAATCATCATTAATGATAGTTCCAGTTTTAGCAGTCGTCGTCCCAATGCTATAACCAGTTCCGGCAACTATTCTGATAGCCACGGTTTCATTACTTTCAATGACAGAGTCTGCGGTGGGGTCAATAATCAGATTGGCTGTATTTGCACCAGCAGCAAAAATAATGCTACCAGTTGTTGAGGCAAAACTTGTTGCACCAGTTTGGGTATAGTCGGTGTTGAAGATGGCTGTACCCCCAACTGCATAGTTCGTGGTTAGGGAATTGGTAGTGTCTCCTGTGCGGGTGAAGGTATAAACCAGATTGGTGGTTCCATCTTCAGTGACACTAATAGGATCTAAGGCTAAGGTGACTGATGTCGGCAAAAAATCATTATCAGCGATAGTGGCAGTAGCAGTGCCGGAACCACTAATACTGTAGCCAGTAGGAGCAGTAATAGTAGCAATGATGGTTTCATTAGGATCAACAACTGCATCATCAATGGTTGGTAAGGTGATGGTAGTTGTGGCTGCACCTGCGGCAAAGGTAGCTGTTCCGGCACCAGAGTCGGTATAGTCGGAACCAAATGTGGCTGTGCCACCAAGACTATAACTGACATTTAAAGCTGCTGTCAGATCGCCTGTACGAGTGATAGTAAATAGGCTGC contains the following coding sequences:
- a CDS encoding GNAT family N-acetyltransferase, whose amino-acid sequence is MKSAEFNLTIREYRPSDTKMIMKLFYDTVHKINIHDYNQEQVNAWAEETMDYEFWHKRLQTKLPYVAENNDEIVGFGELDPDGHIDCFYCHSQYQRKGIGSKLLKHIENMAKSQEIKRLYAEVSITAKPFFQTHGFTIAKEQQVERRGVLFTNYLMEKYL
- a CDS encoding VOC family protein, which produces MKISDIHHIAIICSDYEKSKHFYVEILGFEIIHETFRSERNSYKLDLKVGNTQIELFSFPNPPQRVGYPEACGLRHLAFIVDDIDESVNYLKSHYIEVENIRVDEITGKKFTFFKDPDNLPLELYEISRI
- a CDS encoding VWA domain-containing protein codes for the protein MKVELLSALNDTNVDAAQSSNQRQLAISISSLANELDQSLPLNLCLMLDKSGSMHGEPMKTVIQAVEQLLAQLNPGDRISIVAFAGTAEVIIPNQIVTDPETIKSQLHKKLKAGGGTVIAEGLSLGITELLKGTKGAVSQAFLLTDGRGDHGLKIWKWEIGHNDHKRCLELAQKATRVNLTINTFGFGNDWNQDLLEKIADAGGGTLAYIERPEQAVDQFSRLFRRIQSVGLTNAHLLLSLVPGVRLAELKPIAQVAPETIELPVDIEPNGSFIVRLGDLMKDVERVVLANIYLGQLPEGEQVIGHIQIRYDDPAENKEGLFSPLLAIYANVTKTYQPTVNPQVQQSILVLAKYRQTQVAEAKLSQGDRAGAVTMLQTAAKTALQIGDTGAATVLQTNATRLQAGQELTESDRKKTRIVSKTILRE
- a CDS encoding VWA domain-containing protein translates to MKVNLQPTLNDASVDAHQPSSQRQLAISISAIGETLDRTVPLNLCLILDHSGSMKGRSLETVKKAANLLVDRLSSEDRLSIVIFDHRANVLVPNQVISDRNQIKQQINRLTADGGTAIDEGLRLGIEELAKGKKETISQAFLLTDGENEHGDNDRCLKFAQLAASYNLTLNTLGFGDNWNQDILEKIADAGLGNLSHIEQPDQAMDKFGRLFSRMQTVGLTNAYLVFSLMPNVRLAELKPVAQVAPDTIELPVQPDADGRLVVRLGDLMKDVERVILANIYLGQLPEGKQAIANVQVRYDDPALNQTGLFSLNMPVYANVNQLYQPTVNPQVQQSILALAKYRQTQLAEAKLQQGDRAGAATMLQTAAKTALQMGDQSAATVLQTNATRLQAGQELSESDRKKTRIVSKTVLQDAPPK
- a CDS encoding IS200/IS605 family accessory protein TnpB-related protein codes for the protein RPEAYWDNWLDRVTRKRNHQMRDGINKAAKLIVDHCLKYGIGTLVIGWNEGFKFNANMGRINNQKFVQIPLGKLKDRLKQLCDLHGIRFQETEEAYTSKASFLDGDSLPKFGDKPDGWKASGRRVQRGLYKLGNGSIVNADLNGAANILSTRTELITQCHCEWNAVE